One part of the Tunicatimonas pelagia genome encodes these proteins:
- the hypD gene encoding hydrogenase formation protein HypD → MKFLTEYRDPELAQSYLEEIRKTVTRSWTIMEVCGGQTHSIVKNGLLGLLPDEITMVHGPGCPVCVTPLHLIDKAVYLAEEKNVILCSFGDMLRVPGSERSLLQAKAKGADVRILYSPLEAVKLAKENPDREVVFFAVGFETTAPANALSVLHAQRAGLTNYSILASHVLVPPAMEAVLADDENVIQGFLAAGHVCTIMGIDAYYPIAEKYQIPIVVTGFEPVDLLQGILMTVRQLERNQYELENQYKRVVRPEGNLAAQKAIEQVFQIADREWRGIGTIPQSGYEVRPELAAFDANKKFSVNIHHAQECAACIAGQVLKGLKKPFECSQFGKACTPSTPLGAPMVSSEGACAAYFHYQEA, encoded by the coding sequence ATGAAATTCCTAACCGAATACCGCGACCCTGAATTAGCTCAGTCTTATTTGGAAGAAATTCGTAAAACTGTGACTCGCTCGTGGACAATTATGGAAGTATGCGGGGGGCAAACTCATAGCATCGTAAAAAACGGCTTACTGGGTCTGCTTCCCGACGAGATTACGATGGTACACGGTCCCGGTTGTCCGGTCTGCGTCACGCCCCTTCACCTAATCGATAAAGCTGTTTACCTAGCTGAAGAGAAAAACGTGATTCTCTGCTCATTTGGCGACATGCTGCGCGTGCCGGGTTCGGAACGTAGCTTATTGCAAGCGAAAGCTAAAGGGGCTGACGTCCGCATTTTGTATTCTCCGCTAGAGGCAGTTAAGCTAGCTAAGGAAAATCCTGACCGCGAGGTAGTATTTTTTGCAGTAGGATTTGAAACTACGGCTCCGGCCAACGCGCTTTCGGTACTGCATGCGCAACGCGCTGGGTTGACCAACTATTCTATTCTGGCTTCGCACGTATTGGTGCCTCCCGCAATGGAAGCCGTATTGGCTGATGATGAAAACGTGATTCAGGGATTTCTGGCTGCCGGGCACGTTTGCACCATCATGGGCATTGATGCTTACTATCCCATTGCTGAGAAATATCAGATTCCTATCGTAGTAACTGGTTTCGAGCCAGTCGATTTGCTACAAGGTATTCTGATGACGGTTCGGCAGTTGGAGCGTAATCAGTATGAGTTGGAGAATCAGTACAAACGAGTGGTTCGCCCCGAAGGAAATTTAGCCGCACAAAAAGCCATTGAACAGGTATTTCAAATAGCGGATCGAGAGTGGCGCGGAATCGGCACTATTCCGCAGAGTGGCTACGAGGTGCGCCCAGAACTGGCGGCTTTTGATGCCAATAAAAAGTTCTCAGTTAATATTCATCACGCTCAGGAATGTGCAGCATGTATTGCCGGACAGGTATTGAAAGGACTAAAGAAGCCTTTTGAGTGTTCGCAGTTTGGCAAAGCTTGTACGCCTTCTACTCCGCTGGGCGCACCCATGGTTTCTTCCGAAGGAGCTTGTGCCGCGTACTTTCACTATCAAGAAGCCTAG
- a CDS encoding HypC/HybG/HupF family hydrogenase formation chaperone → MCLAIPGKIKSIEMQYDGTVRMAQVLFGGITKEATLEMVPHAQEGDYVLVHVGVAISVVDEKEAKETFQYLKEVGELDELNPEV, encoded by the coding sequence ATGTGTCTAGCAATTCCCGGAAAGATCAAATCAATAGAAATGCAGTACGACGGTACGGTGCGAATGGCGCAGGTACTGTTCGGTGGCATCACCAAAGAAGCCACGCTCGAGATGGTTCCTCACGCCCAAGAAGGCGACTACGTGCTGGTTCACGTAGGAGTGGCCATTAGCGTAGTAGACGAAAAAGAAGCGAAAGAAACCTTCCAATATCTTAAGGAAGTTGGTGAACTAGACGAACTAAACCCAGAAGTCTGA
- the hypF gene encoding carbamoyltransferase HypF: MPTYQIHIQGQVQGVGFRPFIYQLAQRFSLTGQVSNRSDGVRVLVNASQPVAQLFLEAILEEHPPIARITNDSLQEVASQEFRDFSIVHSESTHHRDVLLTPDLGLCPACRSELNQKDNRRYHYAFTNCTHCGPRYSIIKELPYDRATTAMAPFELCVDCQQEYDDPTDRRYYAQANTCPQCPITFALYDAQGKLITNHPGTESGTGQPSIINQVVEKLRGGAIIAIKGVGGYLLVCDATNAEAVSTLRKRKHRPTKPFAVMYPSLDQLRQDIPVSKEVKKLLTSSVSPIVLLPVTDAGKQRLAFNRLALQQIAPNLQQVGVVLPYAPLFEILMQEVGKPVVATSANISGSPIVYTEEAAERQLSSLVDFRLTYNREIVIPQDDSVVRFNPEAKQKIILRRSRGMAPTLVLPEPLTSDKNILAMGSDLKSTFAYTHCGNQYVSQYLGDLASYDSQQSYRNVLSHLLELFDAQPEVILTDQHPQYFSKQLGKQLAKEFQVSVETVQHHQAHFAAVLGENQLIDADESVLGVIWDGTGLGDDGQIWGGEFFMYQNYSFERIAHLEYFPHLMGDKMAHEPRLSALSLTNGSYVVQQKFSTTEWKHYTQQVNRADGFKTSSVGRLFDGVASILGLIDRATYEGEAALLLETVANDYIERYGYGKLTSYFSETEIRETVPYQSLIDEILRDKDEHSNKFIAARFHYSLADCIQKVAQQQGTKKIAMSGGVFQNALLVDMVHKLMADDYELFFHHQLSPNDENISFGQLAYYQIQQKAHVPTVTRGESMETL; encoded by the coding sequence TTGCCAACCTATCAAATCCATATTCAAGGGCAAGTGCAGGGGGTGGGATTCCGCCCCTTCATCTATCAGCTTGCCCAGCGATTTAGCCTCACCGGGCAGGTGAGCAACCGTAGTGATGGGGTGCGGGTTTTAGTGAATGCTTCACAACCAGTAGCGCAGCTATTTCTCGAGGCAATCCTTGAGGAGCATCCGCCGATAGCCCGAATCACTAACGATAGTCTTCAAGAAGTAGCTTCCCAAGAGTTTCGTGACTTCTCAATCGTTCACAGCGAAAGTACCCACCATCGGGATGTTTTACTCACGCCGGACTTGGGACTATGCCCTGCTTGTCGATCTGAATTAAATCAGAAAGATAACCGCCGCTACCATTATGCCTTTACTAATTGTACCCACTGCGGCCCCCGCTACTCCATCATCAAGGAATTGCCTTACGACCGCGCTACCACTGCTATGGCTCCATTTGAATTATGTGTGGATTGCCAGCAAGAGTACGATGACCCGACCGACCGACGCTACTATGCCCAGGCCAATACCTGCCCCCAGTGTCCAATTACATTCGCGCTTTATGATGCCCAAGGAAAATTAATCACTAATCATCCCGGAACTGAGTCCGGGACAGGTCAACCATCAATCATTAATCAGGTTGTTGAAAAGTTGCGGGGCGGAGCGATCATTGCCATCAAAGGAGTAGGTGGTTATTTACTGGTCTGCGATGCTACCAACGCTGAAGCAGTAAGTACATTAAGAAAAAGAAAACATCGCCCGACCAAACCCTTTGCAGTCATGTATCCTTCATTGGATCAGCTGCGACAGGATATTCCAGTAAGTAAAGAGGTTAAGAAGTTGCTAACGAGTTCGGTGTCACCAATTGTGCTACTTCCAGTAACTGATGCGGGAAAACAGCGATTAGCATTTAACCGGCTGGCGCTCCAGCAAATAGCTCCCAACTTACAGCAAGTAGGAGTAGTGTTACCTTACGCTCCGCTATTTGAAATTTTGATGCAAGAAGTAGGTAAGCCAGTGGTAGCTACCAGTGCTAATATCAGCGGTTCACCCATTGTTTATACCGAAGAAGCTGCTGAACGCCAACTATCGTCATTAGTTGATTTTCGTCTGACGTATAACCGAGAGATCGTTATTCCCCAAGATGATTCGGTGGTTCGGTTTAATCCAGAGGCTAAACAAAAAATTATACTACGGCGCTCACGAGGAATGGCACCTACATTGGTATTGCCGGAACCACTAACTTCTGATAAAAACATTCTGGCGATGGGCAGTGATCTGAAAAGCACCTTCGCCTATACTCACTGCGGCAACCAGTATGTTAGCCAATATTTGGGTGATTTAGCCAGCTACGATTCGCAGCAAAGCTATCGTAACGTATTATCCCACCTGCTCGAGTTATTTGATGCCCAGCCAGAAGTTATTTTAACCGATCAGCATCCGCAGTATTTCTCTAAGCAATTAGGTAAGCAGTTGGCTAAAGAGTTTCAGGTATCCGTAGAAACCGTTCAGCACCATCAAGCCCATTTTGCAGCAGTGCTGGGTGAGAACCAATTGATTGATGCCGATGAATCTGTGCTGGGAGTGATTTGGGATGGAACTGGTTTAGGCGACGACGGGCAAATTTGGGGTGGCGAATTCTTTATGTATCAAAACTATTCCTTCGAACGAATAGCTCACCTCGAGTATTTCCCACATTTGATGGGAGATAAAATGGCTCATGAGCCTCGCCTATCGGCTTTGTCATTGACCAACGGAAGCTATGTTGTTCAGCAAAAATTTTCTACGACAGAATGGAAGCATTACACCCAACAAGTGAATCGAGCTGATGGATTTAAAACCTCTAGCGTGGGTCGTTTATTTGACGGAGTAGCCAGTATTTTAGGTCTGATTGATCGGGCTACCTACGAAGGTGAAGCTGCGCTGTTACTGGAAACTGTTGCAAATGATTATATTGAACGTTATGGTTATGGGAAACTAACCAGTTACTTCAGTGAGACTGAGATTAGAGAAACGGTTCCTTATCAATCGTTGATAGATGAAATTCTTCGAGATAAGGACGAGCATAGCAATAAATTCATTGCGGCTCGCTTTCACTACTCACTAGCTGATTGTATCCAAAAAGTAGCTCAGCAGCAAGGTACCAAGAAAATAGCGATGAGTGGCGGTGTGTTCCAGAATGCTCTGCTAGTGGATATGGTTCATAAACTAATGGCGGATGACTACGAACTATTTTTCCACCACCAATTATCACCCAACGATGAAAATATATCCTTCGGTCAATTGGCTTACTACCAAATTCAGCAAAAGGCACACGTGCCTACAGTAACAAGAGGCGAATCAATGGAGACTTTGTGA
- a CDS encoding PIN domain-containing protein: MTDFVIDANVLMSILISGKVGYRPILSFNSFILPDFAFVEVEKYKDVLKNKTKVSETQFTKWTYFVFTNLTILPQYVLEKSILDKSEQLLEKVDLKDISYVALAMQLDLPLLTRDKPLYKGLRKQGFRKVQLFDDYLRSL; encoded by the coding sequence ATGACCGACTTTGTAATTGATGCTAATGTTCTAATGAGCATTCTTATAAGTGGTAAAGTAGGCTACAGACCTATTTTATCCTTCAATAGCTTTATCTTACCAGACTTTGCTTTTGTAGAAGTAGAGAAGTACAAAGACGTTTTAAAGAATAAAACCAAAGTATCTGAAACCCAATTTACTAAGTGGACTTACTTCGTTTTTACTAATCTGACAATCCTTCCTCAGTACGTTTTAGAGAAAAGTATTTTAGACAAATCTGAACAGCTATTAGAAAAGGTTGATTTGAAGGATATCAGTTACGTGGCATTAGCAATGCAGCTAGATTTACCACTTTTGACTCGGGATAAACCTTTGTACAAAGGGTTAAGAAAGCAAGGGTTTAGAAAAGTACAACTGTTTGATGATTATTTAAGAAGTCTGTAA
- the hypB gene encoding hydrogenase nickel incorporation protein HypB, translated as MAIEKSSKGARGSVQCENTSLNLLKANDFVAENIRKEMQRRNILMINITSSAGSGKTTLLQETARRISNQVKMKVLVGDLETERDAARIRDAGVEALQIVTGGICHLEAQMVWQAMDQVDLDGVELLIVENVGNLVCPASFDLGEDYRVTLMATTEGDDKPKKYPRMFLTSDLMLVSKADLLPYLPFSVEAVTQDAREVNPDIEMIQVSSTSGEGIDAWCEWLLDKVREKQESQTQEASV; from the coding sequence ATGGCAATAGAAAAATCAAGCAAGGGAGCGAGAGGAAGCGTACAGTGCGAAAATACCTCGCTTAACCTATTAAAAGCCAACGACTTTGTGGCTGAGAATATTCGCAAGGAGATGCAGCGAAGAAATATTCTGATGATTAATATCACTTCGTCGGCTGGTAGTGGAAAAACGACTTTGTTGCAGGAAACAGCTCGTCGTATTAGCAATCAGGTAAAAATGAAGGTGCTGGTAGGCGATCTAGAAACCGAGCGAGATGCTGCCCGAATCCGAGATGCCGGAGTGGAAGCCTTACAAATTGTAACCGGAGGTATCTGTCATTTAGAAGCTCAGATGGTATGGCAAGCAATGGATCAGGTCGATCTGGATGGAGTAGAACTGCTGATTGTAGAAAATGTAGGTAACCTGGTATGCCCGGCTTCTTTCGATTTGGGCGAAGACTACCGAGTCACCCTAATGGCAACTACCGAAGGAGATGATAAGCCGAAGAAGTATCCCCGGATGTTCCTAACCAGTGATCTGATGCTGGTATCGAAGGCTGACCTACTGCCGTATTTACCTTTCTCGGTAGAAGCAGTCACCCAGGATGCCCGCGAGGTGAATCCCGATATTGAAATGATTCAGGTTTCCAGCACCAGCGGCGAAGGTATTGATGCCTGGTGTGAGTGGTTGCTGGATAAAGTTCGAGAGAAACAAGAAAGTCAGACTCAGGAAGCATCTGTATAA
- a CDS encoding bifunctional nuclease family protein has translation MEKIALDVVALTDSESHPGNFALILEERSGGRRLPIVIGKAEAQAIAMALENMQPQRPLTHDLFKQTLEALQATLEEVFIYKMEETIFYANLQLKNSSGQVLTIEARSSDAVALSVRFACPIYTTSEVLDIAGFTNESSTVVSKKGPFSDYPLKELETLLAKLLAKEDYQSAARIRDVIEKKKNRKSP, from the coding sequence ATGGAAAAAATAGCTTTAGACGTAGTAGCTCTCACTGATAGCGAATCGCATCCGGGCAACTTCGCGTTGATACTGGAAGAGCGTTCTGGCGGACGACGGTTGCCCATTGTTATTGGGAAAGCTGAAGCTCAGGCGATTGCAATGGCACTGGAAAATATGCAGCCTCAGCGTCCGCTTACTCACGACCTGTTTAAGCAAACACTAGAAGCCCTCCAGGCTACCCTGGAAGAAGTCTTTATTTATAAAATGGAAGAAACTATATTTTATGCTAACCTTCAGCTAAAGAATTCGTCGGGACAGGTGCTTACCATAGAAGCCCGGAGTTCTGATGCCGTAGCCCTGTCGGTACGCTTTGCTTGCCCTATTTACACCACTTCCGAAGTGCTCGATATCGCAGGATTTACCAATGAGTCATCTACAGTAGTAAGTAAAAAGGGGCCTTTCTCCGACTATCCATTGAAAGAGCTAGAAACTTTATTAGCCAAATTACTCGCGAAAGAGGATTACCAAAGTGCGGCTCGTATCCGCGATGTTATTGAGAAGAAAAAGAATAGAAAATCACCATAA
- a CDS encoding nickel-dependent hydrogenase large subunit produces the protein MESKELNISPVGRVEGDLDVKVYMEGGVVTRAHTQAAMFRGFEKIMQGKDPQSGLIVTPRICGICGGSHLYCASSALDTAWKTQLSPNALLLRAIGQATETIQSIPRWFYAIFATDMANKKFASKPLYQEVVKRFAAYVGTSFQKGVTASGRPVEVYALFGGQWPHSSYMVPGGVMCAPTLKDITRAHAIMNQFRNDWLEPVWLGCSIERYLQVKSWDDLMAWVDENESQRNSDLGLFIRASLEFGLDTFGQGVGKYLAFGTYLHKDRYNRPTIEARNDALISAGGFYDGENYHALDHMQVSEHVQHTWFKDHAPLHPWEEPIPTPVETSTILTETDFDGKYSWSKSPRYMEHAAEAGPLSRVIMAANPANLEHQNRDPLFGDIMKEKGPSVFTRTLARMHEAPRIYEYINEWLGQIDLDAEFYIKPEERDGKGWGATEAARGALAHWIEIKNGVIENYQVVAPTTWNVGPNDGEGKPGPIEAALEGTEIEDAHDPVEVGMVARSFDSCLVCTVHAHDAKDEKELARFKL, from the coding sequence ATGGAATCAAAAGAATTAAATATTTCGCCCGTAGGTCGGGTAGAGGGTGACTTGGACGTGAAGGTGTACATGGAAGGCGGGGTAGTAACCCGTGCTCATACCCAAGCGGCCATGTTTCGGGGTTTTGAGAAGATTATGCAGGGTAAAGACCCTCAGTCGGGCCTAATCGTCACCCCGCGTATCTGCGGGATTTGCGGTGGCTCTCACCTCTACTGTGCTTCCTCTGCCCTAGATACTGCCTGGAAAACTCAGTTATCTCCTAACGCATTACTACTTAGGGCCATTGGTCAGGCAACCGAAACCATCCAGAGTATCCCTCGCTGGTTTTACGCCATTTTCGCTACTGATATGGCAAATAAGAAGTTTGCCAGCAAGCCTTTGTATCAGGAAGTGGTAAAGCGGTTTGCCGCTTATGTAGGCACGTCCTTCCAGAAGGGAGTAACGGCCAGTGGTCGTCCAGTAGAAGTGTACGCTTTATTTGGTGGACAGTGGCCCCACTCCAGCTACATGGTGCCCGGTGGGGTAATGTGTGCTCCAACGTTGAAAGACATTACGCGGGCACATGCTATTATGAATCAGTTTCGTAATGATTGGCTAGAACCGGTTTGGCTGGGTTGTTCAATCGAGCGGTACCTTCAAGTGAAATCTTGGGATGACCTGATGGCTTGGGTAGATGAAAACGAGTCGCAACGTAATAGTGATTTAGGCTTGTTCATTCGGGCTTCGTTAGAATTTGGATTAGACACCTTCGGTCAGGGAGTAGGCAAGTACTTGGCTTTCGGCACGTATTTGCATAAGGACAGATACAACCGTCCAACAATTGAAGCACGTAACGATGCACTGATTAGCGCGGGTGGTTTCTACGATGGTGAAAATTACCATGCCCTCGATCATATGCAAGTTTCTGAGCACGTACAGCACACTTGGTTTAAAGATCACGCTCCACTACATCCGTGGGAAGAACCTATCCCCACTCCGGTAGAAACGTCTACTATACTAACCGAAACTGATTTCGACGGAAAGTATAGTTGGTCTAAATCGCCCCGGTACATGGAACACGCTGCCGAAGCTGGGCCGCTATCGCGGGTAATTATGGCAGCCAATCCGGCGAACCTGGAGCACCAAAACCGTGATCCATTGTTCGGGGACATTATGAAGGAAAAAGGCCCGAGCGTATTCACTCGTACCTTAGCCCGGATGCACGAAGCACCGCGCATCTACGAGTATATCAACGAATGGCTCGGACAAATTGATCTGGATGCGGAATTCTACATCAAGCCGGAAGAGCGTGACGGCAAAGGCTGGGGAGCTACCGAAGCAGCTCGCGGAGCATTAGCGCACTGGATTGAGATCAAGAATGGTGTAATTGAAAACTACCAAGTAGTAGCCCCTACTACCTGGAACGTAGGTCCGAACGATGGCGAAGGTAAACCTGGCCCGATTGAGGCGGCTTTAGAAGGAACTGAGATCGAAGATGCCCACGATCCGGTAGAAGTTGGCATGGTCGCCCGATCCTTTGATTCTTGTCTGGTGTGTACCGTACACGCCCACGATGCTAAGGACGAAAAAGAGTTGGCTCGTTTTAAACTGTAG
- a CDS encoding hydrogenase, producing MINVLWLQGGACSGNTMSFLNAEEPTVVELVTDFGINILWHPSIGLEIGEQVSDLLKDCISKKIQLDILVFEGSIVQGPNGKGTMNYFADRPMMNWVKELSEVAQFTVAIGDCATWGGIPAVPPNPSESTGMQFLKKDKGGFLGADYKSQAGLPVINIPGCPAHPDWITQILVGIATGRAKDILLDDYHRPKTFFTDFVQAGCPNVNNFAQKVDGHFGKRGGCLFYEVGCRGPMTHASCNRILWNRQSSKTRANHPCLGCTEPGFPHHDLQKGSVFNTMKYLGVFPQDVPTGQSKLLYYARAGWEKVLPTNKELTVTSK from the coding sequence ATGATTAATGTATTGTGGCTTCAGGGTGGAGCTTGCAGTGGTAACACTATGTCATTCCTCAACGCCGAAGAACCCACTGTAGTGGAACTGGTTACTGACTTCGGCATCAACATCCTCTGGCACCCATCCATCGGCTTAGAAATTGGCGAACAAGTCTCCGATCTTCTCAAAGATTGTATTTCCAAAAAAATCCAGCTCGATATTCTTGTATTTGAAGGGTCAATTGTGCAGGGGCCTAACGGAAAAGGCACCATGAACTACTTTGCTGACCGACCGATGATGAACTGGGTGAAGGAACTCTCAGAAGTTGCCCAATTTACCGTAGCGATTGGCGACTGTGCCACTTGGGGCGGAATTCCCGCCGTACCGCCTAACCCTAGTGAGTCTACCGGAATGCAGTTCCTCAAAAAGGACAAAGGGGGTTTTTTAGGTGCTGACTACAAGTCGCAAGCCGGATTACCCGTAATCAACATTCCCGGCTGCCCGGCTCACCCCGACTGGATTACTCAAATTCTGGTAGGCATTGCCACTGGGCGGGCTAAAGATATTCTGTTGGACGACTACCATCGCCCTAAAACCTTCTTCACTGATTTCGTGCAGGCGGGTTGCCCTAACGTAAATAACTTTGCTCAGAAAGTAGATGGACACTTCGGAAAGCGCGGTGGTTGCTTATTTTACGAAGTAGGGTGCCGAGGGCCGATGACTCACGCCAGTTGCAACCGCATTCTCTGGAATCGGCAATCTAGCAAAACCCGGGCAAATCACCCTTGTTTGGGCTGTACCGAACCGGGTTTTCCCCACCACGATTTGCAGAAGGGTAGTGTCTTCAATACTATGAAGTATCTGGGGGTATTTCCGCAAGACGTACCGACTGGTCAATCGAAGCTACTGTACTACGCCCGGGCGGGTTGGGAGAAAGTATTGCCTACGAACAAAGAGCTTACCGTAACCTCAAAATAA
- the hypE gene encoding hydrogenase expression/formation protein HypE: MTQFRMQLNCPLPELDFDVITMGHGSGGVLTNKLLDDVILNLFSDELENERHDGAQLSLEGNTAFTTDSFVVSPLFFPGGNIGDLAVNGTINDLAMCGAIPQYLSLSLIIEEGLPMTDLWEVLLTIQQCCKQAEVKVVTGDTKVVERGKGDKLFINTAGIGKVHPQADIGINRVQAGDKIIVSGPLANHGMAIMSVREGLEFETEIQTDSAPLHQPVKNLLDEFGSSVHLLRDPTRGGVGTVLNEIARSANLGVNLRQVDIPVDEQVAGACELLGLDPLYVANEGLFLAIVAEDIYEAALGQLRENGFARSACIGEVTDEHLRQVVLTSGIGGRRVVNMLAGEQLPRIC; encoded by the coding sequence ATGACTCAATTCCGAATGCAATTAAACTGTCCCCTGCCCGAACTTGATTTCGATGTAATCACGATGGGGCACGGCAGCGGGGGGGTGCTAACCAACAAGCTACTGGACGATGTTATTCTCAACCTGTTTTCTGATGAATTAGAAAATGAGCGTCACGACGGAGCGCAGCTCTCGCTAGAAGGAAATACCGCATTCACTACTGACAGTTTCGTGGTTTCACCACTCTTTTTCCCGGGAGGGAACATCGGTGACTTAGCGGTCAACGGAACGATCAATGACTTAGCCATGTGCGGTGCAATACCGCAGTACCTTTCATTGAGTCTGATTATTGAAGAAGGCCTACCGATGACTGACCTTTGGGAAGTTCTTTTAACTATTCAGCAATGCTGCAAGCAAGCCGAAGTGAAAGTAGTAACCGGAGATACGAAGGTAGTTGAGCGAGGCAAAGGCGATAAACTCTTCATCAACACTGCCGGAATTGGGAAAGTACACCCGCAAGCAGATATTGGTATCAATCGCGTGCAAGCCGGAGATAAAATAATTGTTAGTGGGCCGTTAGCCAATCACGGAATGGCAATTATGTCGGTGCGGGAAGGACTAGAATTCGAAACCGAAATTCAGACAGACTCGGCACCATTGCATCAACCCGTGAAAAACTTACTAGACGAATTTGGCTCATCAGTACATCTGCTACGCGACCCGACTAGGGGTGGAGTAGGTACAGTGCTCAACGAAATTGCTCGCAGTGCTAACTTAGGTGTGAACCTTCGGCAAGTGGATATTCCGGTAGACGAACAGGTAGCCGGAGCTTGCGAACTGCTAGGGTTAGATCCGCTCTACGTTGCCAATGAAGGGCTCTTTTTAGCTATTGTAGCCGAAGACATTTACGAAGCTGCCCTGGGGCAGTTGCGAGAAAATGGTTTTGCCAGATCAGCTTGTATTGGTGAAGTAACTGATGAGCATCTGCGACAAGTGGTGCTAACCAGCGGCATCGGTGGTCGCCGGGTAGTGAATATGCTAGCTGGAGAACAGCTACCCCGAATCTGCTAA
- a CDS encoding hydrogenase maturation nickel metallochaperone HypA, giving the protein MHEMSLVRSIFRTLEDEFPADKMNRLAQVNLQVGLLANVEPILMQSAFQALTETDKQYEAVKLEIETVPVAIYCSACDHKSEVHQYKFVCEECGQLNNNVVQGTELLIHQVHFNEKLIVENG; this is encoded by the coding sequence ATGCATGAGATGTCTCTGGTTCGCAGTATTTTCCGAACGCTGGAAGATGAATTTCCCGCTGATAAAATGAACCGATTGGCACAGGTGAATTTGCAGGTGGGCTTACTCGCTAATGTAGAACCTATTCTAATGCAAAGCGCTTTCCAAGCCTTGACCGAAACCGACAAGCAGTACGAAGCAGTGAAACTAGAGATTGAAACCGTACCCGTAGCCATCTACTGCTCCGCTTGCGATCATAAATCGGAAGTGCATCAGTACAAGTTTGTGTGCGAAGAGTGCGGACAACTGAACAACAATGTAGTCCAGGGAACCGAGTTACTTATTCACCAAGTACATTTTAATGAAAAATTGATAGTGGAAAATGGATAA
- a CDS encoding hydrogenase maturation protease, which yields MTGSTAHRIAIMGFGNPVRSDDAVGTYVIQQLQRMLSDRKDVSLFDMGTSAFEVLFQLKGHQQIILVDAVVNTGDPIGTLYRVPAEKVRKAPQDDPMVFLHSIKWDQALSYAKKLMQDEYPEDIQVYLIAIDNTRLEVGMSEVVQQAGDRVVEYILEEATWTASP from the coding sequence ATGACGGGAAGCACCGCTCACCGCATCGCTATCATGGGTTTCGGAAATCCAGTACGGAGCGACGATGCGGTGGGAACTTACGTAATTCAGCAACTTCAGCGTATGCTTTCCGATAGGAAAGACGTTAGCCTGTTTGATATGGGTACCTCCGCTTTTGAGGTGCTCTTTCAATTGAAGGGGCATCAGCAAATTATCTTGGTGGATGCAGTAGTCAATACAGGTGATCCGATAGGAACGCTATACCGGGTTCCGGCCGAGAAAGTTCGAAAGGCACCCCAAGACGATCCTATGGTTTTTCTGCATAGTATCAAGTGGGATCAAGCCCTTTCGTATGCCAAGAAATTAATGCAGGATGAGTACCCAGAAGATATTCAGGTGTATTTGATTGCGATTGACAATACCCGCTTAGAGGTAGGTATGTCCGAAGTAGTGCAGCAAGCGGGCGACCGGGTAGTAGAATATATTTTAGAGGAGGCAACATGGACAGCATCACCCTAA
- a CDS encoding TetR/AcrR family transcriptional regulator, whose product MTATKQKIIQTATLLYNAHGVASVRLQQIADSAELSIGNVAYHFKNKDAITLAVFHYLSNEAKEILKLFRKTPDLLDFDQQLKEWFYFQRHYAFYFTDNSPWPNQELLHPREQSFSRLVFQVQKRFDFHIKRGIVCANSSQPNYQAVAETIAMIITLWPSYRALQGRSVDNEREYKRDIWNQFVPYFTARGLTEYNELIQPLLAPSE is encoded by the coding sequence ATGACTGCTACTAAGCAAAAGATTATTCAGACGGCTACGTTGCTTTATAACGCCCACGGAGTAGCCTCAGTGAGACTTCAGCAAATCGCTGACTCAGCCGAATTAAGCATTGGTAACGTAGCCTATCATTTCAAAAATAAGGATGCTATTACGCTGGCAGTATTTCATTATTTGTCTAATGAAGCAAAAGAAATTCTCAAGCTATTCCGGAAAACCCCTGATCTTTTAGATTTTGATCAGCAGCTAAAGGAGTGGTTTTACTTTCAACGGCATTACGCATTTTACTTTACGGACAACTCGCCTTGGCCCAACCAGGAGTTATTGCACCCCCGAGAGCAATCATTTTCCCGATTAGTGTTTCAAGTTCAAAAGCGGTTCGATTTTCATATCAAACGCGGTATTGTTTGTGCCAACAGCTCTCAACCAAACTATCAGGCGGTAGCAGAAACCATCGCAATGATTATTACCCTCTGGCCTTCGTATCGAGCGTTGCAGGGCAGATCAGTAGACAATGAGCGAGAGTATAAAAGAGACATTTGGAATCAATTTGTCCCCTACTTCACTGCTCGTGGATTAACGGAATACAATGAACTAATCCAACCTCTGTTGGCTCCGTCAGAATAA